Proteins co-encoded in one Brassica rapa cultivar Chiifu-401-42 chromosome A02, CAAS_Brap_v3.01, whole genome shotgun sequence genomic window:
- the LOC103851180 gene encoding protein CANDIDATE G-PROTEIN COUPLED RECEPTOR 7, whose protein sequence is MTKTPLTVVLLFLLISAAVPPSTAEIKSLVISSDARPMILFEKFGFTHTGHVTVSVSSVSVVSTSPDPNPDPSRLGFFLLSEESLLQVLLEIQQNARFCVLDSHYVTHLFTFRDLSPPPNSRFNHSYPVTSPNEYSLFFANCAPETKVSMAVRTEMYNKDPNGSKDYLPAGSTQLPSLYSFFFLCYATFLGYWGYTCYTNKRVVHRIHLLMAGLLLIKSLNLICAAEDKHYVKITGTPHGWDILFYIFQFIRVVLLFTVIILIGTGWSFLKPFLQEKEKNVLMIVIPLQVLANIASIVIGETGPFIKDWVTWNQVFLLVDIICCCAIIFPIVWSIRALRETSKTDGKAARNLSKLTLFRQFYIVVIGYLYFTRIVVFALKTIAAYKYQWVSFAAEEIVSLVFYVIMFYMFRPEEKNEYFAVDDDEEEAAAIALRDDEFEL, encoded by the coding sequence ATGACGAAAACGCCCCTCACCGtcgtcctcctcttcctcctcatctCCGCCGCCGTCCCACCTTCCACAGCCGAGATCAAATCCCTCGTGATCTCCTCCGACGCCCGCCCCATGATCCTCTTCGAAAAATTCGGATTCACACACACCGGCCACGTCACCGTCTCAGTCTCCTCCGTCTCCGTCGTCTCCACCTCCCCAGATCCGAACCCCGATCCATCCCGCCTCGGATTCTTCCTCCTCTCCGAAGAGTCCCTCCTCCAGGTCCTCCTCGAGATCCAGCAGAACGCTAGATTCTGCGTCCTGGACTCGCACTACGTCACGCATCTATTCACCTTCCGAGATCTATCGCCTCCGCCGAACTCGCGGTTCAACCACTCGTACCCGGTGACTTCCCCCAACGAGTACTCTCTCTTCTTCGCGAATTGCGCTCCCGAGACGAAAGTCTCCATGGCGGTTAGAACCGAGATGTATAACAAAGATCCCAACGGATCTAAGGACTACTTACCCGCTGGATCCACTCAGTTACCATCTCTCTACtcattcttcttcctctgctaCGCAACCTTTCTCGGATACTGGGGATACACTTGCTATACCAACAAGCGAGTCGTTCATCGGATCCATCTCCTCATGGCAGGTCTGCTTTTAATCAAATCTTTGAATCTGATCTGCGCAGCTGAGGATAAGCATTACGTGAAGATCACGGGGACGCCTCACGGATGGGACATACTATTCTACATCTTCCAATTCATTCGTGTCGTGTTGCTTTTCACCGTGATAATCTTGATCGGAACGGGATGGTCGTTCTTGAAGCCGTTTTTgcaggagaaggagaagaacgtGTTGATGATTGTGATCCCTCTTCAGGTGCTAGCCAACATTGCCTCGATTGTGATCGGCGAGACGGGGCCTTTCATCAAGGATTGGGTTACTTGGAACCAAGTGTTCTTGCTTGTTGATATAATCTGTTGCTGTGCGATTATCTTCCCTATCGTATGGTCGATTCGGGCCTTGAGGGAGACTTCGAAAACCGATGGGAAAGCGGCTAGGAACTTGTCGAAGCTGACGTTGTTTAGGCAGTTTTATATTGTTGTCATTGGGTATTTGTACTTCACGAGGATTGTTGTGTTTGCGCTTAAGACGATTGCGGCGTATAAGTACCAGTGGGTGAGTTTTGCGGCGGAGGAGATTGTGAGTTTGGTGTTCTATGtgattatgttttatatgtttAGGCCTGAGGAGAAGAATGAGTACTTtgctgttgatgatgatgaagaagaagctgcTGCTATTGCGCTTAGAGACGATGAGTTTGAGCTTTGA
- the LOC103851179 gene encoding uncharacterized protein LOC103851179 isoform X2 yields the protein MGGGGGMEELTEDEKRALRGSKFAPLTSLPSSSRSQLPRLAHPGGPLKTNKAAALAKFLERKLQDPNGLSSIDPDLIELAVKNAKDTVISSGASSSGRRIQHVAKFEDVEISSDDDDKIENTKLTKKKKKKNAKKKKEEKKKKKNKKHKIIVDDDAKLKRPNKKLKL from the exons atgggaggaggaggaggcatggAGGAGCTGACGGAAGATGAGAAGAGAGCTCTCAGAGGAAGCAAATTCGCTCCTCTTACTTCTCTTCCCTCCTCTTCTCGCTCTCAGCTGCCCAG ATTGGCTCATCCAGGTGGACCCTTGAAGACGAACAAGGCGGCGGCTTTAGCCAAGTTTCTAGAACGGAAGCTGCAGGATCCCAATGGGTTGTCTTCCATTGATCCTGATCTTATCGAATTAGCCGTCAAAAACGCCAAAGACACCGTTATTTCGA GTGGAGCTTCGAGTTCAGGAAGAAGAATCCAACACGTTGCCAAATTTGAAGACGTCGAG ATATCTTCTGATGACGATGATAAGATAGAGAACACTAAgcttaccaaaaagaaaaagaagaaaaacgcaaagaagaaaaaagaagagaaaaagaagaagaaaaacaaaaagcaTAAG ATCATAGTCGATGATGATGCCAAGTTGAAGAGACCCAATAAGAAGTTGAAGCTTTAG
- the LOC103851179 gene encoding uncharacterized protein LOC103851179 isoform X1, translated as MGGGGGMEELTEDEKRALRGSKFAPLTSLPSSSRSQLPRLAHPGGPLKTNKAAALAKFLERKLQDPNGLSSIDPDLIELAVKNAKDTVISSGASSSGRRIQHVAKFEDVEISSDDDDKIENTKLTKKKKKKNAKKKKEEKKKKKNKKHKQQIIVDDDAKLKRPNKKLKL; from the exons atgggaggaggaggaggcatggAGGAGCTGACGGAAGATGAGAAGAGAGCTCTCAGAGGAAGCAAATTCGCTCCTCTTACTTCTCTTCCCTCCTCTTCTCGCTCTCAGCTGCCCAG ATTGGCTCATCCAGGTGGACCCTTGAAGACGAACAAGGCGGCGGCTTTAGCCAAGTTTCTAGAACGGAAGCTGCAGGATCCCAATGGGTTGTCTTCCATTGATCCTGATCTTATCGAATTAGCCGTCAAAAACGCCAAAGACACCGTTATTTCGA GTGGAGCTTCGAGTTCAGGAAGAAGAATCCAACACGTTGCCAAATTTGAAGACGTCGAG ATATCTTCTGATGACGATGATAAGATAGAGAACACTAAgcttaccaaaaagaaaaagaagaaaaacgcaaagaagaaaaaagaagagaaaaagaagaagaaaaacaaaaagcaTAAG CAACAGATCATAGTCGATGATGATGCCAAGTTGAAGAGACCCAATAAGAAGTTGAAGCTTTAG
- the LOC103851181 gene encoding zinc finger CCCH domain-containing protein 58 isoform X2 — translation MDRYDPALETGLEASMWRLGLRGGGGGELYPERLDEPDCVYYLRTGVCGYGSRCRFNHPRNRSPVLGGLRTEAGEFPERMGQPVCQHFMRTGTCRFGATCKYHHPRQGGRDSVTALTSLSYMGLPLRPGEKECSYYMRTGQCKFGSTCRFHHPVPPGVQAPSLQLSTGSAIYPPLHSQSVPSPQQFGMVPYSGWNPYQASSISAMPSHGSQPSMGSSSVYGIRPSSPPAPAYPPGSSSNKEQTFPQRPGQPECQYFMRTGDCKFGNSCRFHHPLEAASPKGVNLSPIGLPIRPGTAQCSHFAQHGVCKFGPACKFDHSMSSSSLSYSPSASSVSDMHVVPYPLGSSSLGISAPSSSSSLSDQRTELHSSSSIKPTNTTSGGSETLPAETRTGDSASIEVKTSS, via the exons ATGGATCGGTACGATCCAGCACTTGAAACCGGTTTAGAAG CTTCTATGTGGCGGTTAGGGTTACGAGGAGGCGGTGGAGGTGAATTGTACCCGGAGAGACTCGATGAGCCTGATTGTGTCTATTACTTACGAACCGGTGTTTGCGGGTACGGGTCGAGATGTCGGTTTAATCACCCACGTAACCGTTCTCCG GTATTGGGAGGTCTCAGAACAGAAGCTGGAGAGTTCCCAGAGAGAATGGGACAGCCTGTGTGTCAG CATTTTATGAGAACGGGAACATGTAGATTCGGTGCTACTTGCAAGTATCATCATCCTAGACAAGGAGGAAGAGATTCTGTTACTGCTCTTACTTCATTAAGTTACATGGGATTGCCATTACGCCCG GGAGAGAAAGAATGTTCATATTACATGAGAACCGGTCAGTGTAAATTCGGTTCCACCTGTCGGTTTCACCATCCTGTTCCTCCTggtgtacaagctccatctctGCAGTTATCAACTGGTTCAGCTATATATCCACCTCTTCATTCTCAATCAGTTCCTTCACCGCAGCAATTT GGTATGGTTCCATACTCTGGCTGGAACCCGTACCAG GCTTCTTCTATAAGTGCAATGCCTTCTCATGGGAGTCAGCCATCTATGGGATCAAGCTCTGTCTATGGAATTAGACCGTCATCTCCTCCAGCGCCTGCGTATCCACCCGGTTCATCTTcaaataaagaacaaacttttcCTCAGCGACCTGGACAACCTGAGTGTCAATACTTTATGAGAACTGGGGATTGTAAGTTCGGAAACTCTTGCAGATTCCATCATCCTCTGGAAGCAGCATCTCCCAAGGGAGTTAACCTCAGCCCCATTGGCCTCCCAATTCGTCCT GGCACAGCGCAATGCAGCCACTTTGCACAACATGGGGTTTGCAAGTTTGGGCCTGCATGCAAATTTGACCACTCCATGAGCTCTTCTTCACTAAGCTACAGCCCGTCCGCTTCTTCGGTCAGTGACATGCACGTGGTGCCTTACCCTCTCGGGTCCTCATCGCTCGGCATATCAgctccatcatcatcatcatccttgtCTGACCAACGCACAGAGCTTCACTCTTCTAGCTCCATTAAACCCACAAACACAACAAGTGGTGGCTCAGAAACTTTGCCTGCTGAGACCAGAACTGGTGACTCGGCTAGCATTGAGGTTAAGACTTCAAGTTGA
- the LOC103851181 gene encoding zinc finger CCCH domain-containing protein 58 isoform X1: MDRYDPALETGLEASMWRLGLRGGGGGELYPERLDEPDCVYYLRTGVCGYGSRCRFNHPRNRSPVLGGLRTEAGEFPERMGQPVCQHFMRTGTCRFGATCKYHHPRQGGRDSVTALTSLSYMGLPLRPGEKECSYYMRTGQCKFGSTCRFHHPVPPGVQAPSLQLSTGSAIYPPLHSQSVPSPQQFGVAIPRPQLLQGSYVQSPYGTYNQMVLPPPGMVPYSGWNPYQASSISAMPSHGSQPSMGSSSVYGIRPSSPPAPAYPPGSSSNKEQTFPQRPGQPECQYFMRTGDCKFGNSCRFHHPLEAASPKGVNLSPIGLPIRPGTAQCSHFAQHGVCKFGPACKFDHSMSSSSLSYSPSASSVSDMHVVPYPLGSSSLGISAPSSSSSLSDQRTELHSSSSIKPTNTTSGGSETLPAETRTGDSASIEVKTSS; this comes from the exons ATGGATCGGTACGATCCAGCACTTGAAACCGGTTTAGAAG CTTCTATGTGGCGGTTAGGGTTACGAGGAGGCGGTGGAGGTGAATTGTACCCGGAGAGACTCGATGAGCCTGATTGTGTCTATTACTTACGAACCGGTGTTTGCGGGTACGGGTCGAGATGTCGGTTTAATCACCCACGTAACCGTTCTCCG GTATTGGGAGGTCTCAGAACAGAAGCTGGAGAGTTCCCAGAGAGAATGGGACAGCCTGTGTGTCAG CATTTTATGAGAACGGGAACATGTAGATTCGGTGCTACTTGCAAGTATCATCATCCTAGACAAGGAGGAAGAGATTCTGTTACTGCTCTTACTTCATTAAGTTACATGGGATTGCCATTACGCCCG GGAGAGAAAGAATGTTCATATTACATGAGAACCGGTCAGTGTAAATTCGGTTCCACCTGTCGGTTTCACCATCCTGTTCCTCCTggtgtacaagctccatctctGCAGTTATCAACTGGTTCAGCTATATATCCACCTCTTCATTCTCAATCAGTTCCTTCACCGCAGCAATTTGGAGTAGCTATACCAAGACCTCAGCTTTTACAAGGCTCATATGTTCAAAGCCCTTACGGCACTTACAACCAGATGGTTCTTCCTCCTCCCGGTATGGTTCCATACTCTGGCTGGAACCCGTACCAG GCTTCTTCTATAAGTGCAATGCCTTCTCATGGGAGTCAGCCATCTATGGGATCAAGCTCTGTCTATGGAATTAGACCGTCATCTCCTCCAGCGCCTGCGTATCCACCCGGTTCATCTTcaaataaagaacaaacttttcCTCAGCGACCTGGACAACCTGAGTGTCAATACTTTATGAGAACTGGGGATTGTAAGTTCGGAAACTCTTGCAGATTCCATCATCCTCTGGAAGCAGCATCTCCCAAGGGAGTTAACCTCAGCCCCATTGGCCTCCCAATTCGTCCT GGCACAGCGCAATGCAGCCACTTTGCACAACATGGGGTTTGCAAGTTTGGGCCTGCATGCAAATTTGACCACTCCATGAGCTCTTCTTCACTAAGCTACAGCCCGTCCGCTTCTTCGGTCAGTGACATGCACGTGGTGCCTTACCCTCTCGGGTCCTCATCGCTCGGCATATCAgctccatcatcatcatcatccttgtCTGACCAACGCACAGAGCTTCACTCTTCTAGCTCCATTAAACCCACAAACACAACAAGTGGTGGCTCAGAAACTTTGCCTGCTGAGACCAGAACTGGTGACTCGGCTAGCATTGAGGTTAAGACTTCAAGTTGA